The following are encoded in a window of Panicum virgatum strain AP13 chromosome 5N, P.virgatum_v5, whole genome shotgun sequence genomic DNA:
- the LOC120674704 gene encoding uncharacterized protein LOC120674704 has protein sequence MGKALHGNTWDPATQPLSGEAIMRAGGGKKHGRYWIANNLVDTASTPTLSQLRARTTDSTPPIRPRPETSVASVRAIQARMDEETKRREEIDARLEEERTLRQEQERMW, from the exons ATGGGAAAGGCGCTCCATGGGAACACATGGGATCCGGCCACCCAGCCCCTTTctggagaagccatcatgagggcaggaggagggaagaagcacgGCCGTTACTGGATCGCCAACAACCTTGTCGACACAGCCAGTACGCCGACTCTCTCCCAGCTTCGGGCAAGGACCACCGACTCGACCCCGCCAATACGCCCACggcctgagacttcagtggccagCGTGCGTGCAATCCAG GCCCGGATGGACGAAGAGACGAAGAGGCGGGAGGAGATCGATgcgaggctggaggaggagcggacgctAAGGCAGGAGCAAGAGCGCATGTGGTAG
- the LOC120674695 gene encoding serine/arginine repetitive matrix protein 1-like: protein MLCIQYIYLSSAQRRREESSPEPRTRTGREEKTEQPKKPTAARQRASLLPFCRSDSHPSLRHAAGPLMDGQVRDSSAAAAPSTSGASDGDDNAGAGGAKVWVLVLLFALLLLPFLPSAVRRGGPTPWAGGGLGGGGGGGGGAGYRRGGISFKSGWDVVNLCLVLFAILCGLLGRGGAGDGDSSSSSSSSAAAAKDGRQVSPAPPAAGAGDWGEGYHHSFDSVYASLPRPNHAAAGIRRMKSSSSYPELRLGSDGVWSLASPEAACRSYDDEQLYRNRRPERQERTWDVDPHGRAAEVKTIPVDTFVERGRRSPPREPRRRRRSVERLPKMPEVEEERPRPRDAAVSPARSRRWSAGADDVVIPEQEVRVATPAPRIRRWNSESLDSILDREAAVAPARSSRWSAPAADVIPEQEARVAPPRIRRWNSESLDAILDQEAAVAQTRSMRWSAEAVDVIPEQEARVAPARIRRWNSESLDAMLDQEAAVAPSRSMRWSSPPVDVIPEQEAPVVMAPAAAQPPSPPPAPPRRRRRSVEKLPRPEDVEQDIVVEEVRNPMPPAMFPPGTPPPPPSTVSRSKKKRGGSVGGAKELASAIALFYQKKRKSITMKAKRRPHHHHHSDGHYSPPSSDASASPDSSVRTTNAPPPPPPPPPSSIFSNLFKNKNGGSKSRRIHSVAPPQPPPPPPPTRRSKKPPPPPSRPAPPAPPPPPVRMRPPRANAHAHTHTHAHAHAQQPRAHAHAHARHIYYAYYPLPPASPPLPPPPPPPPPLVSEGDGDTPSVLASPAPSYCASPDVNTKADRFIESFREGLKLEKLNSYREKWQRHIQEDATVEIEEDGEFMVIGSLFGSDDEEDDGISLPETPATAAVAVGF, encoded by the coding sequence ATGTTATGTATACAGTATATATACCTCAGCTCAGCTCAGAGGCGGAGAGAAGAAAGCAGTCCTGAGCCTAGGACTAGGACAGGGAGAGAGGAGAAAACCGAACAGCCAAAAAAGCCAACAGCAGCGAGACAGAGAGCGAGCCTTTTGCCCTTTTGCCGTTCGGATTCGCATCCATCtctgcgccacgccgccgggccGCTCATGGACGGGCAGGTGAGGGATTCttctgccgcggcggcgcccagcaccagCGGCGCGTCCGACGGGGACGACAAtgcgggcgccggcggggcaAAGGTCTGGGTCCTCGTGCTCCTCTTCGCGCTGCTCCTGCTGCCGTTCCTCCCCTCCGcggtgcgccgcggcggccccaCGCCCTGGGCGGGCGGAGGACTCGgaggcggagggggcggcggcgggggcgccgggtACCGCCGCGGCGGGATCAGCTTCAAGAGCGGCTGGGACGTCGTCAACCTCTGCCTCGTGCTCTTCGCCATCCTctgcggcctcctcggccgcggcggcgccggggacggggactcctcctcctcctcctcgtcgtcggcggcggcggccaaggacGGCCGGCAGGTGTCTCCCGCGCCGCCCGCAGCGGGCGCGGGGGACTGGGGGGAGGGGTACCACCACTCCTTCGACAGCGTCTACGCCAGCCTTCCCCGCCCCAAccacgcggcggcggggatccgCCGGATGAAGAGCAGCAGCTCCTACCCGGAGCTGCGCCTCGGCAGCGACGGCGTCTGGAGCCTCGCGTCGCCCGAGGCGGCCTGCCGCTCCTACGACGACGAGCAGCTCTACCGGAACCGCCGCCCGGAGCGCCAGGAGCGGACCTGGGACGTCGACCCGCACGGGAGGGCGGCGGAGGTCAAGACGATCCCCGTCGACACGTTCGTCGAACGCGGCCGGAGGTCACCGCCTCGGGagccgcggaggcggaggaggagcgtcGAGAGGCTCCCCAAGATGcccgaggtggaggaggagaggcCGCGGCCCAGGGACGCGGCCgtgtcgccggcgaggagcaggaGGTGGAGCGCGGGGGCGGACGACGTCGTCATACCGGAGCAGGAGGTGCGGgtggcgacgccggcgccgaggaTCAGGAGGTGGAATTCGGAGTCGTTGGACTCGATACTGGaccgggaggcggcggtggcgccggcgaggagcagcaggtggagcgcgccggcggcggacgtcataccggagcaggaggcgcggGTGGCGCCGCCGAGGATCAGGAGGTGGAACTCCGAGTCGCTGGATGCCATACTGGaccaggaggcggcggtggctcagACCAGGAGCATGAGGTGGAGCGCCGAGGCGGTTGACGTGATACCGGAGCAGGAGGCCCgggtggcgccggcgaggaTCAGGAGGTGGAACTCGGAGTCGTTGGATGCGATGCTGGaccaggaggcggcggtggctccaTCGAGAAGCATGAGGTGGAGCTCGCCCCCGGTGGACGTGATACCGGAGCAGGAGGCTCCGGTGGTGATGGCACCTGCTGCGGCAcagcctccgtctccgccgccagcgcctccgcgacggcgacggcgcagcGTCGAGAAACTGCCGAGACCAGAGGACGTGGAGCAAGACATTGTAGTGGAAGAGGTCAGGAACCCGATGCCGCCGGCCATGTTCCCGCCTGGAACGCCACCCCCGCCTCCGTCGACGGTGTCGCGCAGCAAGAAGAAGCGCGGCGGtagcgtgggcggcgccaaggAGCTGGCGTCCGCCATTGCTCTGTTCTACCAGAAGAAGCGCAAGAGCATTACCATGAAGGCCAAGAGGCGGCCCCATCACCACCACCATTCCGACGGCCACtactcgccgccgtcgtccgacGCGTCGGCGAGCCCCGACTCCAGTGTCCGCACCACcaacgccccgccgccgcctcccccgcccccgccgtcctccatcttctccaacctcttcAAGAACAAGAATGGCGGCAGCAAGAGCCGCCGCATCcactccgtcgcgccgccgcagccgccacccccgCCACCACCCACTCGCCGATCGAAGAAGCCGCCTCCGCCCCCGTCTCGCCCCGCAcctccagcaccgccgccgccaccggttagaatgcgcccgccgcgcgcgaacgcgcacgcgcacacgcacacgcacgcgcacgcgcacgcgcagcagccacgcgcacacgcacacgcacacgcacgcCACATCTACTACGCCTACTACCCGCtcccgccggcgtcgccgccgctacctccacctcctccgccgccaccaccgctggTGTCCGAGGGCGACGGTGACACCCCTTCGGTGctggcctcgccggcgccctcgTACTGCGCGAGCCCCGACGTGAACACCAAGGCGGACAGGTTCATCGAGAGCTTCCGTGAGGGGCTGAAGCTGGAGAAGCTCAACTCGTACCGGGAGAAGTGGCAGAGGCACATCCAAGAGGACGCCACCGTGGAGATTGAGGAGGACGGGGAGTTCATGGTGATCGGGTCGCTcttcggcagcgacgacgaggaggacgacggcaTCTCGTTGCCGGAGACGCCGGCGACCGCTGCTGTCGCCGTCGGCTTCTAA
- the LOC120674703 gene encoding UBP1-associated proteins 1C-like, translating to MVWFQCEDCGENLKKPKLAGHFRSCYASKLSCIDCGEFFSQDTVQGHTQCISEAEKYGPKGQSKPTNGAPGKPDKPKPNADVDVNVGLSTRPPWFCSLCNTTATSKQTLLLHADGKKHRAKAKAFHASQKQANGAEQTADVKETGAVPTIESAQANGGDKSGGHERDEEKDGGKRKRLDDMAIEEPDNTKRQHLTSSNIGEVIQSKDGKSENKTKSTAGGADCKSVHKQKIKWKKVITKALKTNPDGVMKLKKLQKLVVKELQECGVTEDKEGLRATLMDKIASSSRFSVDGKHVRLVAKNEEES from the exons ATGGTGTGGTTCCAGTGCGAGGACTGCGGCGAGAACCTCAAGAAGCCCAAGCTCGCCGGCCACTTCCGCTCCTGCTACGCCTCCAAG CTATCATGCATCGATTGCGGCGAGTTCTTCAGCCAGGACACCGTGCAGGGGCACACCCAGTGCATCTCCGAGGCC GAGAAGTATGGTCCCAAGGGACAGAGCAAGCCAACCAATGGAGCGCCAGGTAAGCCAGATAAACCAAAGCCAAATGCAGATGTTGATGTCAACGTTGGGCTGTCGACACGGCCTCCTTGGTTCTGCAG CCTATGCAACACCACTGCCACTAGCAAGCAGACTCTCTTATTGCATGCTGATGGAAAGAAGCATAGGGCAAAAGCAAAAGCCTTCCATGCTTCCCAGAAGCAAGCAAATGGAGCTGAACAAACTGCAGATGTCAAGGAAACTGGGGCTGTGCCTACAATAGAATCTGCTCAAGCAAATGGTGGTGATAAGAGTGGTGGTCATGAAAGAGATGAAGAAAAGGATGGTGGCAAAAGAAAGAGATTGGATGACATGGCCATAGAGGAGCCAGATAACACAAAAAGGCAGCATTTAACAAGTTCGAACATTGGAGAGGTGATACAATCTAAAGATGGGAAGTcagaaaacaaaacaaagaGCACTGCAGGTGGTGCTGACTGTAAAAGTGTTCATAAACAAAAGATCAAGTGGAAGAAGGTTATTACTAAGGCACTGAAGACG AACCCAGATGGAGTTATGAAGCTTAAGAAGCTACAAAAGCTAGTTGTCAAGGAGCTGCAGGAATGTGGTGTGACTGAAGACAAGGAGGGGCTCCGTGCTACCTTGATGGATAAA ATAGCTTCAAGCTCCAGATTTTCTGTTGATGGCAAGCATGTTAGATTGGTGGCGAAGAATGAAGAGGAATCCTAG